One genomic segment of Mesoterricola silvestris includes these proteins:
- the ortA gene encoding 2-amino-4-oxopentanoate thiolase subunit OrtA — translation MRREHRMNVIPKGTWVEIERVLLRPEDRAPNLPEETRSCPYVLRISGFLQEDGEMGAEVTVTSLIGHAHRGVLKVVNPSYTHSFGATVPELLHIGGRP, via the coding sequence ATGAGAAGGGAGCACAGGATGAATGTCATTCCCAAGGGGACCTGGGTCGAGATCGAGCGGGTGCTGCTGCGGCCCGAGGACAGGGCGCCCAATCTGCCGGAAGAGACGCGGAGCTGTCCCTATGTGCTCCGGATCTCCGGATTCCTCCAGGAGGACGGGGAGATGGGGGCCGAAGTCACGGTGACGAGCCTCATCGGGCACGCCCACAGGGGGGTCCTGAAGGTCGTCAATCCCAGCTACACCCACAGCTTCGGCGCGACCGTGCCGGAGCTCCTGCACATCGGGGGGCGGCCATGA